Proteins encoded in a region of the Oncorhynchus gorbuscha isolate QuinsamMale2020 ecotype Even-year linkage group LG16, OgorEven_v1.0, whole genome shotgun sequence genome:
- the LOC124000245 gene encoding ferritin, middle subunit-like: MESQIRQNYHHDCEAAINRMINLEMFASYTYTSMGFYFSRDDVALPGFAHFFKENSDEEREHADKLLSFQNKRGGRILLQDIKKPERDEWGNGLEAMQCALQLEKNVNQALLDLHKIASDKVDPHLCDFLETHYLNEQVEAIKKLGDYITNLTKMDAVKNKMAEYLFDKHTLGGQS; this comes from the exons ATGGAGTCTCAGATCCGCCAGAACTATCACCACGATTGCGAAGCTGCTATCAACCGAATGATCAACTTGGAGATGTTTGCCTCCTACACCTACACTTCAATG GGTTTCTATTTCTCCCGTGACGATGTGGCTCTGCCTGGTTTCGCGCATTTCTTCAAGGAGAACAGCGACGAGGAGCGGGAGCACGCCGACAAGCTACTCTCCTTCCAGAACAAGCGAGGTGGACGCATTTTACTCCAGGACATCAAG AAGCCAGAACGTGATGAGTGGGGCAATGGGCTGGAGGCAATGCAGTGTGCTCTGCAGCTGGAGAAGAATGTGAACCAGGCCCTGCTGGACCTGCACAAGATTGCCTCTGACAAGGTTGACCCCCAT CTGTGTGACTTCCTGGAGACTCATTACCTGAATGAGCAGGTGGAGGCCATTAAGAAGCTGGGAGACTACATCACAAACCTCACCAAGATGGATGCTGTCAAAAACAAGATGGCAGAGTACCTGTTTGACAAGCACACCCTGGGAGGCCAGAGCTAA